AGGGATAGCCGGGCCCTCTCTAGCCTCTCCGAGCCGCCTGCCATGCTGCCAGCGCACCACCGCCGCGATGACGCGTTGTTAAACAGGCTGATTGAACAACCCGGGTGGTACTCGTTGAAGAACCCGCTTATAAACAGTAAACCGGGCCGCCGCCCGGCATGGGAGTTGAGTCGTGGCCTCTAGGCGCGAGTTCATTAAGATACTCGGAGCGGGCGTAGCCGGCCTAGTCGTGGGCGCAGGCCTAGGCTACAGCCTACGCGGCTCCCCGCAGCCCCGGGAGACCACCACTAGCCCTGCCCAGGCCGGGGGCCAGGCCCCGGCCGCCTCGGGCGGGGCCCGCAAGGTGAAGGCGCTCTGGGTCTACGTGGGCCCGATAGGCGACTATGGCTGGACCCACGCCCATAACCAGGGCCGGGTGAACGCGGAGAAGGCGCTCAAGGGCCTCGTGGAGACAAAGTACCTGGAGAAGGTGGCCGAGGACCAGGCCTACCCCGCGATAAAGCAAGCTCTCGAGCAGGAGCACTTCGACGCGGTGTTCGCCACCAGCTTCGGCTTCATGGACGCCGTGAAGAGGCTGGCCAAGGAGTACCCAGACGTGATGTTCTACCACTGTAGCGGCCCCTGGGAGGCCTTCAAGGACCTGCCCAACGTAGCCACCTACTTCTCCGAGTTCTACCAGCTATACTACCTCAACGGCATAGCCGCCGGCGCCGTGACAGAGACCTGCAGGGTAGGCTACGTGCCCGCCTTCCTGATACCAGAGGTAGTGCGCCACATAAACGCCTACGCCCTAGGCGCGGTCCACGGAGCCAAGCTCATGGGCAAGTGCGGTGGCGGCGAGAACCTCGAGATCTACGTCACAGCGCCGCTACGCAGCTGGTTCAACCCAGACAAGGCCCGCCAGTACGCAGAGACCCTCATCAACCAGTACAAGGTGGACGTCATAGCCTTCACAGAGGACTCCACCGCCGTGCTCGAGACAGCGGCCGAGTACGGCGTGTACAGCTTCAGCCACTACAGCAACATGCTAGACTACTTCACCCACGGCAAGGGCGCCGAGAGCGAGATAGCCAAGAAGATAGCCAAGGCGCACCTAACCGGCCAGGTGGCCGACTGGACACCGATATACGTCTACCTCCTAGCCAAGAAGATAACCGGCGTAGCCGAGAAGGAGGACATCTGGGCCAGGATAGGCGACTTCGTCCCGATACGCTGGAGAAGGCCCGTCAACGAGTCCACGGCCGGCAAGCCCGAGGGCGCAGCCTACCTAGCACCGCTAAACACCGAGGTCATACCAGCCAAGGCCGTGGAGGAGATCAAGAGGCTCTACGAGGACATGAAGGAGCTGCTATTCGAGCCCTTCACCGGCCCGATACGCGGCTACACGATAGACCCTGCTAGCGGTAAGCAGGTCGGCGACGTAGAGGAGAAGGTGCCGGCTGGCGTCCGCTGGGGCCGCAACGAGCTCTGGAGCGAGAAGACGATGAACTGGTTCTACGAGAAGATAATAACCCTAGGCGGCTGACGATCCGGCGCTCTTCATCCGAGTAGGTAATAAGGGCGGCCTGCTCTATCTTTTCTCTTTAACTTGGTGTAGGCTCTGCCTTGGCCGGAGACCCTATAGGCAACATGATATTCTTCCTGTTCTGGCTCCTCCTGCTCTTCAGCATAATGGAGCCGATAATCAGCCTCCGCCGGCTACAGGCAGCGAGGCTGGCGCTGATACGCCGGATGGAGCAGAAGTACGGCTGGCGAGTAGTCACGCTCATACACCGCGAGGAGAGGGTAACCTTCTTCGGTATCCCGATACAGCGGTTCATAGACATCGACGACTCCGAGGCAGTACTGAGGGCGATAAGGACGACGCCCCCGGATAAGCCGATAGCACTGATACTCCACACGCCGGGCGGCCTAGTGCTAGCGGCGAGCCAGATAGCTAGGGCGCTGAAGAGGCACCCAGGCAAGAAGATAGTCATAGTGCCACACTACGCTATGAGCGGCGGCACCCTCATCGCGCTAGCTGCGGACGAGATACTCATGGACCCCAATGCTGTGCTCGGCCCGCTAGACCCCCAGCTCTCCCTAGGCCCCCAGGGCCCAGTAGTGCCAGCCCCGAGCATACTCAAGGTAGCCAAGATGAAGGGCGAGAAGGCCAGCGACACGACGCTGATAATAGCGGACATAGCGGAGAAGGCTATCATGGAGATGCAGGAGGTCATAACAGAGCTGCTCCGCGACAAGATGGGCGAAGAGAAGGCCCGCGAAGTGGCCAGGATCCTCACCGAGGGCAGGTGGACTCACGACTACCCGATAACCGTGGAGAAGGCCCGGGAGCTAGGCCTACCAGTGAAGACCGAGGTGCCCCCGGAGGTGTACGAACTCATGGCCCTGTACCCCCAGGCGCCGCACAACAGGCCTGGCGTAGAGTTCATCCCCCAGCCGCTGCCACAGCAGCCAGTCCGCCGCGGCCAGGGAGCCTCCAACTAGCCGCCGCACCTGGGTTTGTTTCCGGCTTCTCCCTTCTCCCGGTCGTTCTCCCTAACGCTTAGGAGTACTCGAGGCCGCTGGCGTGCTGAAGGCGGACAAGGTCGACGCGGGGGCCCTTAAGAGGCTCTGGAACCGGCTGGGCTTCCACGAGTACGGGCCGCCCTACGAGGCTAAGCGCGTCCTCGTGGAGCCGGGGCGCGGGAAGAGGCTCGAGGATATAGGCAGGTGCGACCCGTCGAGAAGTTCCAGCCGGGCTGCATAGACTACGCTGAGGACGCGGTGGTCGTCGACCTGGTTAAGGCAGGGAAGAGGCAGAGCGTGGTCGCCAGGGTTATCGAGAAGAGGCTCCGCGACGCCCTAGCCGAGAAGGATCCCCGTGGCTCCTTGAGGCGGTAGAGGAGTACCGTGGCTATAAGGAGTCGTGGGGCGAGAAGCCGCTACTACTCCGCGACCTCGCCTCGGGCCTACTCGCTAGCGAGGCGGTGGCCATAGTCTACCCGCCCCGCCGTGGCTTCGGGCTGCTGGGGAAGAGGCCCCACCGCTGTGTGTGGAGGCTCTACAGCTCCAGGCTGAGGGCCAGGGTTGGGCGGGGACGGCCGTGTCCGCGTATACCGGGACACGGCGCTCGTGCAGCTAGACTCCCCGGTGGCGGGCGAGTACCAGGACTACACCTACGGGCTCCTCGTGGAGGGGCTCCACGGCTCGTCCCCGGAGCTCATAAGGCTCGGCCTAGCCACGCTCTGCGTCTACCTGAGGAGGGCCCACGGTGTCCCCCTGGGGCTCCTCAAGTACAGCGTCTACGCGCTCGGCGAGAAGAGGCTGATAGAGATCCACGAGGAGGCTGCTGCCGGCCTACTGGTGCAGCTAGACTGGGCCCAGGTCTCCCGCGGCCTACAGGGCTACCGCCCAGGCGACCTGGACGAGATACTGCTGCTAGAGCTGGACGAGTACGCCTACCAGGCCCTAGAGAGCCTCGGCTTCGACTGGCAGCGCGCAGCCGCGGAGGCAGCGCGTATAGCCGATACGCTGGCCGGTAGGCAGAGGGTCGAAGTAGCCCTAGCAGGCCGTAGGATACGGGTGTCTAAGCCATAGAGGAGCCACGAAATCGGAAGCATAGCAGCCGTCGCGCACCCGGTGGAGGTCGAGGGCCTCCAGGCAAAGCTCCTCCTAGCCGCCGTGGCCTACTACGACGGCTCGGACACGCTCTTCGCCGTGGACCTGGTCTTCCCGGGGCAGAGGAGGCCCCCGGACACGCTCCTAGAGCTGGAGATGAGGGTTCTATCCGACGTCGAGTACGAGGGGATGAGGCTGGCGGCCTTCGACCCCCGCGTCGAGGCCGCGGAGCTCCAGCGGGCTGGGCTACGCATGCTCTCCCGCATCGTAGAGTCCAGGGTCGTCAACGTCTCCAGGGAGCTAGAGACGCGGCTAGGCATCCGGGTAGAGGACCCAGCATGGCTCGCCGAGCACATACGCGTCGAGGACCAGGCCTGGGCAGAGCAGCCCAGCCCCGAGGACCTCCAGAAGGTGCTCGAAGCACTAGGCCAGAAGCTACGAGGCGCCCGCCCACCAGCATGGCTCGAAGACAGGCTCCGAAGGCTACTAACCGGCTTCGCCAGGGCAGTCTACCTAGCCCTACTAGCAGCCGAAGCCACGCAGCAGGGCTAGCCTTGTGCCCCCGCACGCCACGAGCCACGCCGTGGTTATGGGGCAGAGCGCCGGCGCATGGCCGCGCATCTACCGCTACCAGGGCCGGGTCATAGCACTAGTATGGTGTTTATGCCTAGCTTCTCCGCCGCTTCTGCTTGCTTTCTGTCGCATGTAAGGAGCCTAGCCCGGTGGCTAGCCGCCTGTGCGACGTATAGCGCGTCGTACACGGTCAACCCCGTGTCAATGGCTATTTCAAGCGCTTTTTCGAGATAGGCTTCCTCGTCCTCGACGGTGATTACTCTACCCTCTACAAGCCTCGTGAGCACCCTGTACTTCTCCAGGGCTACCGTCCTGCTTATAACCCGGTGGATAACAGCCGCCTTCCATACAGCGTTCAGCGTCTCCTTGAGCGCATGGTCCAGCGTAACACTCCTCTCCGCCACCAGGTACCTAGCGATACCTCTCCAACCCTCCTCCTTTAGGACGTACTTGGCCAGCGCCGAGGCATCAACTACTATCACGGTCCTCCCTCACAGATCTAGCTGCGAAGCCCCTAGGTAGCTCTGGATGATTCTTCATCATCTCCTCTATCTCGCGGATAGCCTTTAGCCTCTCATAGTACTCTACCCGCTCCTCGAGGAACCTTACTATCTCGCTCCTCCAGTCCACAGTGTCCTTTAGCGCCTCAAGCCTCTTCTTAAGCTCCCGGGGTACCCGTATACTTAGTACCTCGCTCACACCGTACACCGTGTATCCACGTACACCGTAGACCGTAATAATAGCGCTACCGTATACCGTTACGCCTCGCCTCCGAGTTGCAGAGGCGAGGCCTTCTTTGACCCTCCGCCGTGCTCTCTGGGCGCCTAGGGGCTGTACCTGGGCTTGCAGCTCGTACTCGTGACCGGGTCCGGCAGCAAGGTTGGGAAGACCACGCTCGGGACGATGCTTGTCGGGAAGCTGGCCAGGCGGGGCCAGCGCGTAGCCGTGGTAAAGCACGTGCACCACGGGGTGGACTACCGGGTCAAGGACACAGGGCGCTACCTGGGAGCCGGCGCCCTGCGGGTCGCCGCACTAGGCCCCGGAGAGTACATGGTGGTCGAGAAGAGGCGCATAGGCCTCTGGGAGGCCCTCAGCCTACTAGG
The window above is part of the Pyrodictium abyssi genome. Proteins encoded here:
- a CDS encoding BMP family ABC transporter substrate-binding protein, producing the protein MASRREFIKILGAGVAGLVVGAGLGYSLRGSPQPRETTTSPAQAGGQAPAASGGARKVKALWVYVGPIGDYGWTHAHNQGRVNAEKALKGLVETKYLEKVAEDQAYPAIKQALEQEHFDAVFATSFGFMDAVKRLAKEYPDVMFYHCSGPWEAFKDLPNVATYFSEFYQLYYLNGIAAGAVTETCRVGYVPAFLIPEVVRHINAYALGAVHGAKLMGKCGGGENLEIYVTAPLRSWFNPDKARQYAETLINQYKVDVIAFTEDSTAVLETAAEYGVYSFSHYSNMLDYFTHGKGAESEIAKKIAKAHLTGQVADWTPIYVYLLAKKITGVAEKEDIWARIGDFVPIRWRRPVNESTAGKPEGAAYLAPLNTEVIPAKAVEEIKRLYEDMKELLFEPFTGPIRGYTIDPASGKQVGDVEEKVPAGVRWGRNELWSEKTMNWFYEKIITLGG
- a CDS encoding SDH family Clp fold serine proteinase, which translates into the protein MAGDPIGNMIFFLFWLLLLFSIMEPIISLRRLQAARLALIRRMEQKYGWRVVTLIHREERVTFFGIPIQRFIDIDDSEAVLRAIRTTPPDKPIALILHTPGGLVLAASQIARALKRHPGKKIVIVPHYAMSGGTLIALAADEILMDPNAVLGPLDPQLSLGPQGPVVPAPSILKVAKMKGEKASDTTLIIADIAEKAIMEMQEVITELLRDKMGEEKAREVARILTEGRWTHDYPITVEKARELGLPVKTEVPPEVYELMALYPQAPHNRPGVEFIPQPLPQQPVRRGQGASN
- a CDS encoding type II toxin-antitoxin system VapC family toxin, translated to MIVVDASALAKYVLKEEGWRGIARYLVAERSVTLDHALKETLNAVWKAAVIHRVISRTVALEKYRVLTRLVEGRVITVEDEEAYLEKALEIAIDTGLTVYDALYVAQAASHRARLLTCDRKQAEAAEKLGINTILVL
- a CDS encoding CopG family transcriptional regulator — encoded protein: MSEVLSIRVPRELKKRLEALKDTVDWRSEIVRFLEERVEYYERLKAIREIEEMMKNHPELPRGFAARSVREDRDSS
- a CDS encoding molybdopterin-guanine dinucleotide biosynthesis protein B; the protein is MQLVLVTGSGSKVGKTTLGTMLVGKLARRGQRVAVVKHVHHGVDYRVKDTGRYLGAGALRVAALGPGEYMVVEKRRIGLWEALSLLGGADVVVVEGFREQLGEVLGRGGCAVYIAREPGEEPPVRSEKLVVTDSSELERALRTVLELLDRGLCQANWQQSP